The DNA sequence AATCTCTGCCCGCAATGCTTCTTGTTGTGCAACCGCCCAGGCATCAAGACGCGGGAACAAATAGGCCATCGGCCCGGTGAAGGGAGCCACGACGGTATCGCGGCGTTCGGACAACATACCGTCGGCCTCGGCAATGCGGATTTTCTCGTCCGAGATCTGGCGGGACAAGAACTTCGAAATCATCAACTGCTGACCAGGCGTCCCGACGACGTCCCCTAACACCTTCCCCCGAACGAAATCCAACTCCTCAGGAATGGCGACCTTTACGCGAATGGCCTGGGCCGTCGGCCAAGAGGCCCGCTGGATCGAATAGTCGAAGGAGAACACCTGCTCCCGAGGCTCTCGGAAGGGTCCTGTCACATTCGCAATTTGCATCCGGGCATCCATCGTGTGTCCTCGTTTCTTATGACGGTCGTTCTCCGGACAGATAACGCACGACCCGATCGGCCGCAATCGCCCCGTCACGGATACAGTCCGGAATCCCGACGCCTCGATAGCCGGCGCCGGTAAGCACCAGGCCCCCGTAGCGACTGAGGGCCCCCTCGATCTGATTGAGCCGATCGAGATGTCCCAACGTATACTGCGGCATGGCCTTCATCCAGCGATTCACTTCCACATACCCTGGGTTCGCCGTCACACCGCACATACTGGCCAACTCTTCCCTGACCCGCGCCACCAACGCCTGGTCGTCCAGTTGTAAAATAGCCTCTCGTCCGACACCGCCGACGTAACAGCGGACCAGCAGCTGATCTATCGGAGCTCGATGGGGCCACTTGAGCGAGGTCCAGGTCGCCGCAATGAGGTCGCGCCCTTCCGCCCGCGGCACGACAAAGCCGAACCCTTCGGCCGAGCCGGAGACCGCTGCACGCGGATAAGCCATCGCAATCGTTGCCGTGGAGGCATAGGGAATCATCTCCAATAAGCCGCCGGCAATAGGCGTCAGCGGACGCACGAGATCAGCGGACACATAAGCCGGAGTGGCCAGGACAAGACTATCCACGGACAGGGCCGAGCCGTCGTTGAGAATGACATCGTACATCCAACGGCCGAGCTGATGGGACCGCACGCGAAGGGCCTCGACGCCGCAGCCGCCCCTCAGCATCACGCCCTGCTCCGTCAGTCGAGCCACCAAGGCCGTAACCAAATCGGACAACCCATTTTTGAGACTCACGAACATCGTGCGCTTCGGACCGGCAGGCCTGGCCGAGGAGCCGACCTTCCTGGCCGTCATCATGCCCCGAATGACACTCCCATACTGCTGTTCCAATTCGACGAAACGCGGGAACGTCGCCTGCACACTCATCTGCTCCGCATCGCCGGCATAGATACCGGCCATCAAGGGTTCGAGCATCCGCTCGAAGGCCTGTCGGCCCATGCGCCGCCGGAAGAAGCCTGCCAGCGATTCATCATCCGATGAGCGCTTCACCGGCATGGCCAGATCCAGTCCCATCCTCGCGAGCCCGGACCAACTCAGCAGACCGCTTCGGAGAAAGGGCCCCAATTGATTGGGTGAGATCACGACCAATCCCTCAGGAAGTTCGCGCAGGCGACCCTGCGAAAACACACAGGCCCTCTTGCTGGTCTCGTTAGTATTGATGAGTTGATCGGCCAGCCCTAATTTGGCGCAGAGTTCGATGGCTGCCGTTTTCTGAGACAGGAAGGAATCAGGACCTGCTTCCGTGACGAGATCGCCAATCCGATGAGTAACGATCTTGCCTCCCCAATCCGAAGCGGCATCCACCACCGTACAGCGAATCGGAATACCGGCAGCCTCCGCTTTTTCGTGAAGGGCATAGGCCGTCGAAAGACCTGAGATCCCTCCACCGATGACTGCCACTGTACGAGGAGTCGTCACGAGATACTGCAGTGGGATGATTCGTGTGCCTTGAGCACCGAGGCGAGCGTATCGATGAGGGCGGGCGAATCGTTCAGCATGGCGATGCGCTCAAGCTGGAGACCACGACCAGCCGCATACTGCTTCAGTTCAATATCGATATCGTAGAGCGTTTCCACATGGTCGCAGAGAAAGCCGATCGGCGCGACCAATACCTGTCGATGCCCCTCACGCGCCAGCTCATCCACAGCCGACTCCACAGTCGGCCCCAACCATGGTTCGCTCGACCGTCCCTGGCTCTGATAGGCAAACCGCGTCGGCTGGGCTCCCAGCAACGCCTTGACGGAATCGACCGTGCCCTTGACCTCGTCGGGATAGGGATCCTTCATCGCGACGATACGTTCCGGAAGGCTATGGGCCGTAAAGAGCACCGGCACTGTCGCTCGCACATCTGCAGGAAACTTCAGCAACGCCTGCCGGATGTTCTCAACGATCCCTGCAATCAGTCCGGGATGTCGATGCCAACTACCGACATAACTCACCGGGGCATCACCCTGCAGAGCAGCCTGTGCCTCTTCGACTTTCTTTCGATAGGCTCCGGTACTCAGCGAGGACTGTTGCGGCGCCAGACAAAGCCCGATGATCTGTTGCGGCCCATCAACCAACAGGTCGGCATAGGTCTCCTTGATAAAGGGATGCCAATGCCGCAACCCGACGTAGACACGATATCGCTCGCCACCGGCCTCGTTCAATCGCTGTTCGAGCTTCTTGGCCACGTCCTTGGAGATGCCAACAGCCGGGGACTTCCCGCCCGTGGCTCGATACCGCTCTCGAATCTCTTCGATCAGTTCTGGTGGCGTGGAGCGACCGCCCCGTACATCCAGCAGGAATGGCTCTACGTTCTCCAAACTATCCGGCCCACCCATCGCCATCAGAAGCACGGCAATGGGCTTCTTCGATTCCGACATATGTTTACCCAGAGAAAATGGCTTATAGCGTATGGCCAGACGAACGATGAAACCTACTGCATCTAACTCTCACCATCAGCCATACGCCATATGCTCTTGGCATTATCGTTGGCTGAGCTTGTGCACCATATCGATGGCGGCGGCCACATGCTCGATCGGAGTCGTCGGCAAGATTCCATGGCCCAAATTAAAGATATGGCCGGGCCGGCCACCGGCTCTGCGCAGAATATCGGCGACGCGGCGTTCGATTTCTGGCAACGGCGCATAGAGCGCTAAGGGGTCGAGATTCCCCTGCACCGCGACATCGTGCCCCACCATGGCCCAGGCCTCATCGAGATGGATCCGCCAGTCGACCCCGATCACATCCCCGCCCGCTTTCCGCATCTGACGAAGCATCGCCGAGGTGCCCGTGCCGAAATGAATCATCGGCACGCCTTCCCGCTTCAGCCCTTCAAAAATCAATTGGACATGCGGCACCACATATTCTTCGTAGTCGCCGATGGAGAGACAACCCACCCAACTGTCGAACAGCTGAATCACCTGCGCACCGGCCTTGATTTGCCGCCGCAGATAACCGGTAATCACCCGTGCGAACTTGTCCATGAGCTGATGCCAGATCTTGGGTTCGCTATACATCATCTGTTTGGTGAGGAGATAGTTCCGCGAACTCCCGCCCTCGATGGCATAACTCGCGAGCGTGAACGGAGCCCCGGCAAACCCAATTAACGGCACACGCCCGTTCAATGCGCGGCGCGCCTGGCGGATGGCTTCAGCCACATACTCCAGTTCATCCCCGTCGATCACCTTGAGCCGCTCCACGTCCGCCTGGGTTCGCACCGGATTGTGGATGACCGGCCCCTCGCCTTCCGCGAACTCTAAATTGAGGCCCATCGGTTCGAGGGGCAACAGGATGTCGGCAAAAATAATGGCCGCATCGAGCGGAAAACGATCGATCGGCTGCATCGTGACCTGTGCCGCCAACTCCGGCGTCTTGCACAACTCCAGCATTGAATGTTTCGCGCGAAGCGCACGATATTCCGCCATATAACGGCCTGCCTGGCGCATGAACCAGACCGGCGTACAATCAACCGGTTCGCGCCGGCACGCTTTGAGGAAACGATCATTCATCATTTTTGCATTCTAGAGACGAGGAGGCGAGGGTGTCAATTCGCAATAGAACGAGTGCCGTGGCAAGTGGTGCT is a window from the Nitrospirota bacterium genome containing:
- the hemG gene encoding protoporphyrinogen oxidase, which gives rise to MTTPRTVAVIGGGISGLSTAYALHEKAEAAGIPIRCTVVDAASDWGGKIVTHRIGDLVTEAGPDSFLSQKTAAIELCAKLGLADQLINTNETSKRACVFSQGRLRELPEGLVVISPNQLGPFLRSGLLSWSGLARMGLDLAMPVKRSSDDESLAGFFRRRMGRQAFERMLEPLMAGIYAGDAEQMSVQATFPRFVELEQQYGSVIRGMMTARKVGSSARPAGPKRTMFVSLKNGLSDLVTALVARLTEQGVMLRGGCGVEALRVRSHQLGRWMYDVILNDGSALSVDSLVLATPAYVSADLVRPLTPIAGGLLEMIPYASTATIAMAYPRAAVSGSAEGFGFVVPRAEGRDLIAATWTSLKWPHRAPIDQLLVRCYVGGVGREAILQLDDQALVARVREELASMCGVTANPGYVEVNRWMKAMPQYTLGHLDRLNQIEGALSRYGGLVLTGAGYRGVGIPDCIRDGAIAADRVVRYLSGERPS
- the hemH gene encoding ferrochelatase, with product MSESKKPIAVLLMAMGGPDSLENVEPFLLDVRGGRSTPPELIEEIRERYRATGGKSPAVGISKDVAKKLEQRLNEAGGERYRVYVGLRHWHPFIKETYADLLVDGPQQIIGLCLAPQQSSLSTGAYRKKVEEAQAALQGDAPVSYVGSWHRHPGLIAGIVENIRQALLKFPADVRATVPVLFTAHSLPERIVAMKDPYPDEVKGTVDSVKALLGAQPTRFAYQSQGRSSEPWLGPTVESAVDELAREGHRQVLVAPIGFLCDHVETLYDIDIELKQYAAGRGLQLERIAMLNDSPALIDTLASVLKAHESSHCSIS
- the hemE gene encoding uroporphyrinogen decarboxylase, producing MNDRFLKACRREPVDCTPVWFMRQAGRYMAEYRALRAKHSMLELCKTPELAAQVTMQPIDRFPLDAAIIFADILLPLEPMGLNLEFAEGEGPVIHNPVRTQADVERLKVIDGDELEYVAEAIRQARRALNGRVPLIGFAGAPFTLASYAIEGGSSRNYLLTKQMMYSEPKIWHQLMDKFARVITGYLRRQIKAGAQVIQLFDSWVGCLSIGDYEEYVVPHVQLIFEGLKREGVPMIHFGTGTSAMLRQMRKAGGDVIGVDWRIHLDEAWAMVGHDVAVQGNLDPLALYAPLPEIERRVADILRRAGGRPGHIFNLGHGILPTTPIEHVAAAIDMVHKLSQR